A genomic region of Vitis vinifera cultivar Pinot Noir 40024 chromosome 7, ASM3070453v1 contains the following coding sequences:
- the LOC100247468 gene encoding probable E3 ubiquitin-protein ligase RHG1A produces MEGDERRQGSSSHDPTLERRAPDSGGLTSTDQLHEESTSNASLNSATCGVGTTEASSTLAGPSLAAEAGEVLVSSTRQRTAPSDQENLVDNAMGLQDHGSTIQFRSHTRVPGHWWLLGVIYQDVEDEDYEDDSDDSDDSEDDMHLVNDNTSYGELRELGEHIGNVSNGLREEVIMAKLKRHKYSCSTMGYPVDAETCCICQEEYADDEDVGKLDCGHEYHVVCIKEWLSKKNSCPICKKTALAA; encoded by the exons ATGGAAGGTGATGAACGCAGGCAAGGTTCAAGTTCTCACGATCCGACATTAGAAAGAAGAGCACCTGATAGTGGTGGTCTAACCTCTACCGACCAACTGCATGAAGAATCCACATCCAATGCTTCTTTGAACAGTGCCACATGTGGGGTTGGCACTACAGAAGCATCTTCTACGCTGGCAGGTCCAAGTTTAGCTGCAGAGGCAGGAGAAGTCCTCGTAAGTAGTACTCGGCAAAGAACTGCTCCATCTGACCAAGAAAATTTG GTTGACAATGCAATGGGACTCCAAGACCATGGCAGCACCATACAATTTCGG AGTCATACTAGGGTTCCAGGCCACTGGTGGTTACTTGGTGTGATTTACCAGGATGTTGAGGATGAAGATTACGAGGATGACTCAGATGACTCAGATGACTCAGAAGATGACATGCATCTTGTCAATGATAACACGTCATATGGG GAATTGCGTGAGCTTGGAGAGCACATTGGCAATGTAAGCAACGGGCTAAGGGAGGAAGTAATTATGGCTAAGCTGAAGCGACACAAGTATAGCTGCTCAACAATGGGCTATCCAGTTGATGCGGAGACTTGCTGCATATGTCAG GAGGAGTATGCAGATGATGAAGATGTTGGGAAGCTGGACTGTGGACATGAGTATCATGTAGTCTGCATCAAGGAATGGCTGTCAAAGAAGAACTCTTGCCCCATTTGCAAGAAGACTGCCTTGGCTGCATGA